The DNA segment ACAAACTCTCCAAGATTAGCTTCCTAGTGTTGCAATTTGAGGTCCGATGCAAAGGGAAAATTTAGAATAAAGGATTACTAAATGAAAGGATGTGCACTCAACAAATACTTTTGAAGCTATTTAATAAATTGCCATGGTAATTGCTTAAGATTGGTATATGCATAAATGATCGAAGAGAGCTTTAAATAGGAGTTTTTAGTGTGAAATTAATTAGTTGTTAGGCATATTTTTAGGTCAATCAATCCAGTGGGTGGTCAACTAAGAAACCAGCCAAAGTTACAATTGCATGTGACCATTAGGCTGTagaaaccttgattggttgagGACCGATTGATTGATGCTTGACCTTAAAACCTTAATAGTAAGCTAGTCAACCGTTAAACATTGCCAACGTTTCTATACAAGCCACTTGTCAACTGGTTGAGGTTGAGCTCAGCTAGTCCTTCACCAATTGAGGCTCCCTTAGCCTCTCCAAGACCAGCCGATTAAGGATTTCCCTTACAAATGCATTGAACTAGTTGATTGGTTGATAGATCATCAGAACTGTCACCCCTCAACATTAACTTTGAAAAATTTCAGCTTTTGAGCTTCAAAACACTTGGGGAAACCGACTAGCATGCtcttattaattttacaaaacccttctaaacataaaaatattgattttccttctcatcatccaatttttgaagaatttaaattaattttattgaatgagTTTTTGAATCAATAGATgcctttaaaattattttcatccgATTCTAGTGGGTGCACCTCAACCTTACAACATTTTATCCTAAAAATTGTCTTTAAGCTTAGTGGATCCTCCATTTTGTAAAAGGCCATTAGGGGATGTAAAAGGCCAAATTCTAAGGATAAGGCAAAGCACTAGAAGTAACAGATTAGAGAGCTGGACCAGACTGTGATACATGAGAAACACTGCTATTGTTGCTAATTCTGTGCATGCTTtacaaattttagtttttgctGAAGCAGACGATTATTTGTATTAACTAATTAGGCCAATTCCAAACCATAGATTGCTACTATCTCTTCTTGTATCCAAGGACACCTAATAGGTCTTTGAGTTTtgtgcttttttctttttaatataaacacaGTGATCATCATTTGTTAATGCATGTATACCCTGCACTGGATAGGCATTTTGATGCACTGGGATGAGAAATGGACACATCTCAAAAGTCTATGTAAAGCTTGATTGAATAATCCTCATTTATTAATTGGAACCACAACATGCCATTAATCTTTAGCTAGGAGttattttaatgatttggaATGCCATCCGTATGTCAATCATTCATCAGTGTTTGCTCCGGCCATCTTAATTGGCTTGTTCCTAGACTTGCTTTCGACATCTTTGGAATCCCATCTTATATAATACCTTTATAACTCCTTTCTAATGGTCGCGTACGTATTCTTTCGTCATCTATCTAGTGTTTTGTAGTATGATAAACCTTTCACTTATGTTTATGAATGAAACGTTACGATGATAAGATGAAAACAAGGCAAACACATCTCATGATGAGAACCGATTacatacaaaaagaaaagactAAAGACAATTTAGGATTTGATCCATGAACAAGCTAGAGACTAATATAGCACATGTACAAAAAAAGACAGTTGAAAGAGTAAGTTGACGAAATCATACTAAACAAAGTAGCCCATGGAGATGGGTCCAAAtcagaaaattttcaaaggcACGGAGATTAACCATCAAGGTTTTCCTTGGCAGTAGTGTATATGTTTTTTTTGCTATATAAACCTCTAGAGAGCTCTTAGGTGGATGTTCCTACTGCTACGTACCAGTATCATGGCTTCCACAAACCAATACCAATATGTCTCCATGGCTTTGCTCTTCATTTTGGCCGCTTGGGCATCTCAAGCCACATCCCGCAGCCTTCATGAGGCATCAATGTACGAGAGGCATGAGGATTGGATGGCTCGCTATGGGCGTATGTACAAGGATGCTAATGAGAAGGAGAAGCGTTTCAAGATATTCAAGGACAACGTGGCTCGTATAGAATCTTTCAACAAGGCCATGGACAAAACCTACAAGCTAAGCATCAATGAATTTGCAGATCTTACGAATGAAGAATTCAGAAGCTTACGAAATAGATTCAAAGCACATATTTGCTCGGAGGCAACTactttcaaatatgaaaatgttaCTGCAGTCCCATCTACCATTGACTGGAGGAAGAAAGGAGCTGTAACTCCCATCAAAGACCAACAACAATGCGGTGAGTGGTAATCTTTAAAGATAACAGTAGAAAACTCGACATTTTCTTACTCCTCATAGTCAAAATATTGCAGGGTGTTGCTGGGCATTTTCAGCGGTGGCAGCAACGGAAGGGATTACCCAGATAACAACTGGTAAGTTGATCTCTCTTTCTGAACAAGAGCTGGTTGACTGTGACACTGGTGGAGAGAATCAAGGCTGCAGTGGTGGTCTAATGGATGATGCCTTCagattcatcaaaattcatggTCTCGCCTCTGAAGCTACCTACCCTTACGAGGGAGATGATGGCACCTGCAACAGCAAGAAGGAAGCCCACCCTGCAGCCAAGATAAAGGGGTATGAAGACGTGCCTGCCAACAATGAGAAGGCTTTACAAAAGGCTGTTGCCCATCAACCTGTTGCAGTTGCCATTGATGCTGGGGGATTTGAGTTCCAATTCTATACAAGTGGTGTGTTTACAGGACAGTGTGGCACAGAACTAGATCATGGTGTTGCTGCTGTTGGTTATGGAATCGGCGATGATGGGATGATGTATTGGCTGGTGAAGAACTCATGGGGCACAGGATGGGGCGAAGAAGGTTACATACGGATGCAAAGAGATGTCACAGCAAAGGAAGGTCTCTGTGGAATTGCAATGCAAGCATCTTACCCCACTgcataaaattaattacaaataaaggCAATCCCCACTAATCTGTGGTTAATTAATTACAAGACGTGGGCTTATAATTTCTAATCTATAGTTGTGTAAAATTCAGCAAGGACCTCCTGTAGTCAAAAGAGTCCATAGAATTATGTATGGAccataatatataaatatgaacgTACACCTTCAGCTGGTTCTTTCCTACTTCTGTGTTTTGAATGAGAAAGGAGGGGAGTTCTCATGCTAAGAGTAGCAGACTgaacaaaaaaaggaataagGATGGAAAATGACacctcaaaagaaaaaaaaatgttgacaTTGCAATAGCCATGCATTCATAATAGAGCCAACTTGATTAGTACAGTGAATCTATATCAATCAAAATTGCTATCAGGATATGGGTATCAAAAGTCTTGAACATCTTTCTCAGGCTAACTTATTCATCGGTGAGGCCATCCAATTGATATATAACTGATGGAAACCTTTTATTACATGAACCCATTGAACCAACTTTATATTAATTCAATTCAAGCCTGTTCCTTTAATTCATCAATCCTAGCTGTTGCCTGTGGCTTTGAAGTCTTATTTTGCAGATTATACATGACCCACTCATTGCATGCTCCATGCCCAAATTATGATACATATCCATCATTTTGATATAGCAGGTCATAGAATGTCACATTTTTTTGGACTTAGTACCACAAGGCCAGAACAAGTCTCCAATAATATGGCACTAGGTGCATCTTACCTCCAGGCTTTAATGTATGGCTAACTTCATTAAACTCCAGTCTAGAATCTTTTGTCATCATGCAATATACCATTTTGGAGCGCTATAAAAAAGTTCCCTTTTCTGCTAAAATGGCCGAGGAAAAACTTCAGTCCTAAATCTTCTCCTTGGTTCTCCATGAAAGAGCTTCAGCAATGGAGAAGACAACTTGCTTTCTGTTATTGCAAGAAGATGGTTTTATGTACAGATTTGTTTAACAACTAGACTAACAAGCTACAGGTGTAACCATTCAACTAATCAAGATATCATTTTGGTGGGGAGTCCGTTAAGCAACTGCTGATCTAGTTAGGTTCTTGATGTTTATCATCCCCTTGCAAGCTCATTGGGCGTGGGACTATTGATAATTTGGAACTAAACGTGAAGAACAGTGAACTTGGAAGATGTTTTGTGAAAATATTAGCTACCTGACTTGTGGAAGTAATGTATTGTATGATCAGATCTTTTTGAAGGACTTTGTCATGAATGAAGTGTAAGTATAGTTCAATGTGTTTGGAGCGTGCATGAAGTACGGGATTGGCAGCTAAGGTAGCTGCACTTTGATTGTCACACCAAACTAGAGGAGGAAGAACTTGAGGTATGCACAACTCCTTCAAAATTGATTGTACCCAAGTTATCTCAGCTGTAAGAGATGCAAGACCTCGCCATTCCAATCCTGAACTACTTCAGGAGACTACCTTTTGTTTAGTGGAGGACCATGAGACCAAGTCGGGTCCTAGGAAGAGACAATATCCACCAGTGCTGTGGCGATCATCAAGACAAGATGCCTAATATGCATTAGTATACCCTTGAATATCAAGGGAGGAAGAAACATGTAGTAGCGAGGGTGTGCCTTTCAGATAGCGAAGGATTCTCTTGACTGCACACCAGTGAGTTGAGCCATAAATTGGCGAGCTTTGTTAACAACAAAGGATAGGTCCGGTCTTGTGAGAGTTACATATTGAAGGGCCCCAATCATGCTTCTGTATAGAGTAGGATCAGGAAGAGGATCTCCATAAACCATAAGAGTTGTTTACCCAGAGCACCCGGGGTGATAACTGATTTAGCATCAAGCAAATTGGTTCTTTTGAGAAGGTCCTGAATATACTTCCATTGGTTGAGATGGAGGGAATTTAGTCAATGAGTGCTTCAACACCCAAAAAATAACTGAGAGTGCCAAGGTCCCGAAGTGCAAATGTGTTGCTTAGGTGAGAAATGAAGGAATTTACTGGAGAGGTATCACTACCGGTGATGAGAATGTCATCTACATAgattaaaagaaatagaatttcTGTATCTATGTGCCGGAAAAACAAAGAGCTGTCAGCCCGGAAGCATTGAAATCCCAATTCAATTAGAGAGTTACTTAATTTGGTGAACCAAGCTCTGGGGGCTTGTTCGAGGCCATAGAGGACTTTGTGAAGACAGCATACATGGGATGGGAATTGGTTATTGATAAACCCAGGTGGATGGTGAATGTAGACTTGTTCCTGAAGATCCCTATTAAGGAATGCATTCTCGATATCTAGTTGTCATATCGGTCAATGTGAGGATAGAGCTAGGGTGAGCATGATACGAAGGGTTGAGGGTTCCACCACTGGATTGAAAATCTAAAACTAGCCATTATACAACTGTTATTGTTGACATATTtgaggaacccatgacttgacAACTGGTATTGTTGACGTTTTGGTTGCCCCTTCAAGCCATTATACAAGAGGAAATACAAGGCTATATATCAGGAGCATGGGGATGGTTTGTAACCTGTAACTAACTTATAACAAACTCCCAGCTCAAAAATTAGCTTATtacaacaagaaaaacaaaaaatacctCAATCAGTTTAATATAAGTAAATTTCAAAGATGATGTGTTACACAATTGAATGAATCCTAATTTCGTTGAGACCAAAATATTCCATTACTTTAAAAGCTAGGTGTTATACATTCCAAAAAATTTAGCCTGAGACAGGCCGTGATTTGGTTTCAACTCCCTTATGAAATCTATGGAATATCGTAATAATACACTAAATTCTTTTCCAATGTTTGGGTATTCAATCATCAATTATCCATTGTTTTATATGATGAGAAACCATTCTCTTGTAATTATGGATGACACGTTACGGTGATGCACCAAATAGGACAAGAACATCCTCCTAATAGCACGTAGTTCAATATTAGAGCAATtaatacaaaaagaaaacatcCTAAACTACGAATAATTTAGGATTCCAGACACGAACTAGGTAGAGATTTTTATACAGAAGAGAACAATTCTAGTAATAATTTAACCAACTAATATTAAACAAAGTAGCTGATGGAGATGGGTCCAAATCAcaacattttaattttcaagGCACGTAGATAAGCGTATCGAAGGTTTTCCTTGGCAGTATTATTTGAGATCAGTGTGTTATGGGAGGGAATTTTTCCTATATAAACCCCTGCTGCAATCTCCGAGTGTATCAATCTGCTTACTCATTTAATTCATCAATCCCTACTGCTTCCAATATCATGGCTTCTGTTAACCAGTACCAATACATCTGTTTGGCTTTGCTCTTTGTTCTGGCTGCTTGGGCATCTCAAGCCACAGCCCGCAACCTTCATGAGGCATCAATGTATGAGAGACATGAGGATTGGATGGCTCAGTATGGGCGTGTATATAAGGATGCTGACGAGAAAAGCAAGCGCTACAAGATATTCAAGGATAATGTGGCACGTATAGAATCTTTCAACAAGGCCATGGACAAATCTTACAAGCTGAGCATCAATGAATTTGCAGATCTTACCAACGAAGAGTTCGGAACCTCACGAAATAGATTCAAGGCCCACATCTGCTCCACCGAAGCAACTTCTTTCAAATACGAGAATGTTACTGCAGTGCCATCTACTATTGATTGGAGAAAGAAAGGAGCTGTTACACCCATCAAGGACCAAGGCCAATGCGgtaagtgaaaatatttttgtagtatGGTTTGAAATGAAtgtttttctcacttttttatgataaaaaaatgcaGGGTCTTGCTGGGCATTTTCGGCTGTGGCAGCTATGGAAGGAATTACTCAGCTATCGACTGGGAAGCTAATCTCTCTTTCCGAACAAGAGCTGGTTGACTGTGACACTAGTGGGGAGGATCAAGGCTGCAATGGTGGTCTAATGGACGATGCCTTCAaattcataaaaacaaaatcatggTCTCACCACCGAAGCTAACTACCCCTACGCGGGAACTGATGGCACCTGCAACCGCAAGAAGGCAGCCCACCCTGCAGCCAAGATAAATGGGTATGAAGATGTGCCAGCCAACAATGAGAAGGCTCTACAAAAGGCTGTTGTCCACCAACCTATTGCCGTTGCCATTGATGCTGGGGGGTTTGAGTTCCAATTCTATTCAAGTGGTGTGTTTACAGGACAGTGTGGCACAGAACTAGACCATGGTGTTGCTGCGGTTGGTTACGGAACCAGCGATGATGGGATGAAGTATTGGCTGGTGAAGAACTCATGGGGCACAGGATGGGGCGAAGAAGGTTACATACGGATGCAGAGGGATGTGACTGCAAAGGAAGGTCTCTGTGGAATTGCAATGCAAGCATCTTACCCCACCgcataaaattaattgaaaaaaggCAATCCCTACTATCCTGTGGTTAATCAATTACAAGATATGTTGCGCGGATAATTTCTAATCTATGGTTGTGTATAATTCAGCAAGGATCCCCTGTAGTCAAAAGAGTCCATAAAATTATGTATGGAccataatatataaatatgaacgTACGCCTTCAGTTGGTTCCTTCCTATTTCTGTGTTTTGAATGAGAAATAACGGGATCTCATACCAAAAGTATCAgactaaataaagaaaaagagcaAGGatggaaaatgacacaaaaaaaaaggaagacaaTTTTTTGTTAACATTGCAATTAGCCAAAACAATTTCTTAGCTTTATGCAACATACCAACACCACCACTAGCAAGcaagatatcatcaacatatataatCGAAAATACAAATTTGGTCTTACCAACCTTTAGATAAACACAACAATCAATGGTGTTTCTTAATTCAAAGGAAGTTACTATGTCATTCAACTTAAGATACAATTGTTGAGAGGCTTGTTTATGTAGGGAATACTTGGATTACACCATTCACTATCCTAAGACCGGTTAAGGTGCATGCAATATTTCTTAGGGCCTTTAGATCTTAGCAACATAAgcaacaaatataaaaaacaatcaaGATCTAGAATTTTGTACTTTACCTCAGATGTGGGTATTTCCAGATATAATCCAGTTGGTGAAGAGGAGTGTCAAAGTCGTTGTAGTTGTAGATATCGCAAACCCACTAATCTTCTACCACGATGACTCTCTTTTTGAATCTCGGAACTAGAGGGATGAAATCCTCTCtctagggttgtggatgacctATTATGGAATGTATACACGAATGCTGATAAAAAGGACAATTGTTACACAATATCTAAGCATAATGtggcatatatatatagaaacttTTGACAATCCCATGGACAAAACTTCTATGCTAAGAATGAATGAATTTGTAGGTCTAACTGATAAAGAATTCATAGCCTCACAAAATATTTCAAGGTGCACATTTGTTTTGTAGAAGCAACTTCCTTCAAATAGAAAGATGTTAGTTCCATCcacaattaaataaaggaaaaaatgagtTGTTGAAAAGTtctcttaataatttatttttaatcattcatgAAAGCAAAAGAtcataattccaaaaaattttgaatgtcATGATTTTTACtaacataaatataattaagttaTTAGACATACCGTGATCCATaattgaaactttgtttcaaatGAGGACCTTTGAACTTCAATCCATGGAAAATCGATACCTCTCTCTTAGccctattaattttttatacaataataattaatatcatTAATGATGGATCTATTACTTTTATAGGTTGAGAGAGGACTAGTTTCATATCATAAACAACTTATTTTCCATCAAAGtaaaattccaaaagaaaatattacTGTAACACACTACAATAGACAAATTCATACTTAAATAAGTTATCATAAATAGTATAGTTAATTAGAATAATAATGTGAGTCATGgcagttgttttttatttattgtaacaCATTTTCTTCTATATACAAACTAGCAATCTAAGTAACTCAGTCTATAAATATGAAGTATTAATAAATGTCTACAATTATGTCATTACCATAGACTACTCCTACATATCATCATTCATTTAATCTCTTATATGGACACAAAAGGAAAGATAAGAAACATCAAAATCACATTATTTACTTGAAAACGTCACTTTATAATCATAATGCAAATCTACaagttattatttaataatcacaATAAAGACTCATCCTTTCCATGTATTCCTTAAATGTCTCTAATGGTAATCTTTTCATCAAGGGATAAGCAATATTCATAAACTTTAGACTTATGTATTTTATTGGtactttttgtttttaggcCTCCTTttcaacaataaattatttcaattcTATGAATCTCACACCCTTAGAATATTTGTGATTCTTGGAGAAAAAGATAGTTATAGAATtatccaaataaatttttagaggCTTGACAATAGAGTTGACAAATTTAAGACCTAAAATAATGTCCCACAACACCACAATTCATGAATTGTAACCTTAAAGAAATcgaaaattttgaattccatAGTAGATGAAGCTATGACAAAATATTTCACACTTTTTCATGAGATTGCTTCTTTTGCTAGTTAGAGCAAATAAATGAAAGTGGGCTTTTTTCTATCAAGACATCCagaaaaatctaaatttaatatctaatTACTCCTAGATGATCAAATCTCTTAAATTTGAGCATGTACTCTTTCATTCCTAGTAGATACTTTGATATCTTCTTTGCAATTTTTAATGATCCATTCTTGGATTACTTTATCATGATTTGCTCGGCATGCTTACAACAAAGCTGATATTTGGACTGTTGCAAGTTTGGGTAGACATCAGACTTGCTACAACACATAAATAAGGGattctttccttttgtttgtattttaaatcatttcttGCACATTATATGAGACTAAATTTATCCTTTTCCATATTAATGCAATAGTTGTGAAACAATTTTCCATTCCAAATCTTTCTAGGActctatatattattatatgcaTTATGAGATAATCCTAATAATTCATGTGACCTAtcctataatattttaattccaATCACACAAGCTACCTTTCCCATatctttaaaagatttttagaTGCTTAGTTACCTAGAATGTCtctaaaaattggaaatttaacatcctaaattagttttaaaggaaatagtttataaaaataataaatctaacaaacaactttttatttctctgctatttttgttttattttcctagcaaccaaacatagtttaatgaaaacacaaaaacttAGGGAAAATATGGAAGTAGAAATACCATGGAGATATTGAGTTTTCTACCATTCACGTTGTTTCAAGGTAAGTTTGAGTTCCCCTCGATAGGATCTTACATTTCTCTCCAATGAGTTTGGGGCATATAACTCTAATGGGTTTAGGACATTAGATCCTGGGTTGTTCCCTTACAAATTTGTAATCACCATGCAATCCTAAGAGAAAGAGATATGATGAGGGTTGTTCGTTTATCTTCTCTACAATGGTGTTGTAGTGTCCTCTAGTGGGTTTAGGGCTATGAAATAGTGCCCCCATTTTAATCAAAGGTATGTTTGGATTTAATCATAATTAGTTAATGTTTGGTTTTAATATTTTGGAGATCATGTTGTCATGTCAGCTTCCAATCAACtattatatgaaatatgatgTGACATCTTACAATGGTATTTTTTACCCTTACTTTTTATAGCCTCACATCAATTATGGAACTTATATGGATGTTGGACTAACTATTAGCTTCTTCTATCCCTAAAGCATAATTGTCTCAAAATTATTCAAGTAGGTTGAttacttgaagagattgtgaaGGTTCATTGAAACcttggaatccaagtgtaaagagTTTGAAGACTTTGACTTTAACCTTTACTCAGCTAGGAGCTTGAAGAAAGTGGACTTAGGTGActtgccgaaccactataaaagcGTTTGGATTTCTCTTCTCTCAACTTCTTTATATTGATTTGTAccttaattttatcatatattatggtaaattatttacaaaaagttTTTAACACTCAATTCTCCCCCCTTCTTAGGTATTTTCTCAAGTTAATTAGCCCTTTTCACATAAAAGAGGAGAAAAACACTAtctagaaaatcaaataaaaaaaagagaaaatcatACATGGAAAACTAGAAGTCAtggtttggaaaataaaaagagttgATCTTCCACTATTCTGACATTTTCCCTATTAAAAATTAACCATATCATTTATGGAGGAATATGTCTTAagtaggaatggcaacggggcgggttcgggatgggtcacccccatcccaaccccgtcccgtttattaaaaacaatactCATCCCTGTCccgtttagttttttttttaattactttcaaattttttaattacattaaaataaatatattttataaataataaaattattatatt comes from the Vitis vinifera cultivar Pinot Noir 40024 chromosome 12, ASM3070453v1 genome and includes:
- the LOC100252285 gene encoding LOW QUALITY PROTEIN: senescence-specific cysteine protease SAG39 (The sequence of the model RefSeq protein was modified relative to this genomic sequence to represent the inferred CDS: deleted 1 base in 1 codon), which produces MASVNQYQYICLALLFVLAAWASQATARNLHEASMYERHEDWMAQYGRVYKDADEKSKRYKIFKDNVARIESFNKAMDKSYKLSINEFADLTNEEFGTSRNRFKAHICSTEATSFKYENVTAVPSTIDWRKKGAVTPIKDQGQCGSCWAFSAVAAMEGITQLSTGKLISLSEQELVDCDTSGEDQGCNGGLMDDAFKFIKQNHGLTTEANYPYAGTDGTCNRKKAAHPAAKINGYEDVPANNEKALQKAVVHQPIAVAIDAGGFEFQFYSSGVFTGQCGTELDHGVAAVGYGTSDDGMKYWLVKNSWGTGWGEEGYIRMQRDVTAKEGLCGIAMQASYPTA
- the LOC100264311 gene encoding senescence-specific cysteine protease SAG39, with the protein product MASTNQYQYVSMALLFILAAWASQATSRSLHEASMYERHEDWMARYGRMYKDANEKEKRFKIFKDNVARIESFNKAMDKTYKLSINEFADLTNEEFRSLRNRFKAHICSEATTFKYENVTAVPSTIDWRKKGAVTPIKDQQQCGCCWAFSAVAATEGITQITTGKLISLSEQELVDCDTGGENQGCSGGLMDDAFRFIKIHGLASEATYPYEGDDGTCNSKKEAHPAAKIKGYEDVPANNEKALQKAVAHQPVAVAIDAGGFEFQFYTSGVFTGQCGTELDHGVAAVGYGIGDDGMMYWLVKNSWGTGWGEEGYIRMQRDVTAKEGLCGIAMQASYPTA